The following proteins are co-located in the Tenrec ecaudatus isolate mTenEca1 chromosome 11, mTenEca1.hap1, whole genome shotgun sequence genome:
- the PCDH17 gene encoding protocadherin-17 isoform X4, with product MYLSICCCFLLWAPALTLKNLNYSVPEEQGAGTVIGNIGKDARLQPGLPPAERGGGRGKSGSYRVLENSAPHLLDVDADSGLLYTKQQIDRESLCRHNAKCQLSLEVFANDKEICMIKVEVQDINDNAPSFPSDQLEMDISENAAPGTRFPLTSAHDPDAGENGLRTYLLTRDDHGLFALDVKSRGDGTKFPELVIQKALDREQQNHHTLVLTALDGGEPPRSATLQINVKVIDSNDNSPVFEAPSYLVELPENAPLGTVVIDLNATDADEGPNGEVLYSFSSYVPDRVRELFSIDPKSGLIRVKGNLDYEENGMLEIDVQARDLGPNPIPAHCKVTVKLIDRNDNAPSIGFVSVRQGALSEAAPPGTVIALVRVTDRDSGKNGQLQCRVLGGGGTGGGGLGGPGGSVPFKLEENYDNFYTVVTDRPLDRETQDEYNVTIVARDGGSPPLNSTKSFAVKILDENDNPPRFTKGLYVLQVHENNIPGEYLGSVLAQDPDLGQNGTVSYSILPSHIGDVSIYTYVSVNPTNGAIYALRSFNYEQTKAFEFKVLAKDSGAPAHLESNATVRVTVLDVNDNAPVIVLPTLQNDTAELQVPRNAGLGYLVSTVRALDSDFGESGRLTYEIVDGNDDHLFEIDPSSGEIRTLHPFWEDVTPVVELVVKVTDHGKPTLSAVAKLIIRSVSGSLPEGVPRVNGEQHHWDMSLPLIVTLSTISIILLAAMITIAVKCKRENKEIRTYNCRIAEYSHPQLGGGKGKKKKINKNDIMLVQSEVEERNAMNVMNVVSSPSLATSPMYFDYQTRLPLSSPRSEVMYLKPASNNLTVPQGHAGCHTSFTGQGTNASETPATRMSIIQTDNFPAEPNYMGSRQQFVQSSSTFKDPERASLRDSGHGDSDQADSDQDTNKGSCCDMSVREALKMKTTSTKSQPPEQDQAL from the exons ATGTACCTTTCCATCTGTTGCTGCTTCCTCCTGTGGGCCCCTGCCCTGACGCTCAAAAACCTCAACTACTCCGTGCCGGAGGAGCAAGGTGCGGGCACGGTGATCGGCAACATCGGCAAAGATGCTCGGCTCCAGCCAGGGCTTCCGCCCGCAGAGCGCGGCGGCGGGCGCGGCAAGTCGGGCAGTTACcgggtgctggaaaactcggcgcCACACCTGCTGGACGTGGACGCCGACAGCGGGCTTCTCTACACCAAGCAGCAAATCGACCGCGAGTCCTTGTGCCGCCACAACGCCAAGTGCCAGCTGTCCCTTGAGGTGTTCGCCAACGACAAGGAGATCTGCATGATCAAGGTGGAGGTCCAGGACATCAACGACAATGCTCCTTCTTTCCCCTCGGACCAGCTCGAAATGGACATCTCGGAGAACGCGGCGCCTGGCACGCGCTTCCCCCTCACCAGCGCGCACGACCCTGACGCCGGCGAGAACGGGCTCCGCACTTACTTGCTCACCCGGGACGACCACGGCCTCTTCGCGCTAGATGTCAAATCCCGCGGCGACGGCACCAAGTTTCCCGAATTGGTCatccagaaggccctggaccgcgAGCAGCAGAACCATCACACACTGGTCCTGACGGCCCTGGATGGAGGTGAGCCCCCGCGCTCGGCCACCTTGCAGATCAACGTCAAAGTGATCGACTCGAACGACAACAGCCCTGTCTTCGAAGCGCCCTCCTACCTGGTGGAGCTGCCCGAGAACGCCCCTCTGGGCACGGTGGTCATCGATCTGAATGCCACCGACGCCGACGAGGGTCCCAACGGCGAAGTGCTCTATTCCTTCAGCAGCTACGTGCCCGACCGCGTGCGGGAGCTCTTCTCCATCGACCCCAAGAGCGGGCTGATCCGTGTTAAGGGCAACCTGGACTACGAAGAAAACGGGATGCTGGAGATCGACGTCCAGGCCCGAGACTTGGGGCCCAACCCCATTCCTGCCCACTGCAAGGTCACGGTCAAGCTCATCGACCGCAACGACAACGCGCCGTCCATTGGTTTCGTCTCCGTGCGCCAGGGGGCGCTGAGCGAGGCCGCCCCGCCCGGCACTGTCATCGCCCTGGTGCGGGTCACCGACCGCGACTCGGGCAAGAACGGGCAGCTGCAGTGCCGCGTGCTGGGCGGAGGAGGCACGGGCGGCGGGGGCCTGGGCGGACCTGGGGGCTCGGTGCCCTTCAAGCTCGAGGAGAATTACGACAATTTCTATACGGTGGTGACTGACCGCCCGCTGGACCGCGAGACTCAGGACGAATACAACGTGACCATCGTGGCACGCGATGGGGGTTCGCCCCCACTGAACTCCACCAAGTCGTTCGCTGTCAAGATCCTGGACGAGAATGACAACCCGCCTCGCTTCACTAAGGGGCTCTACGTGCTGCAGGTGCACGAGAACAACATCCCCGGAGAGTACCTGGGCTCTGTGCTCGCCCAGGACCCGGACTTGGGACAGAACGGCACCGTGTCCTACTCCATCCTGCCTTCGCACATCGGCGACGTGTCCATCTACACCTACGTGTCTGTGAACCCCACCAACGGAGCCATCTATGCTCTGCGCTCCTTTAACTACGAGCAGACCAAGGCTTTTGAATTCAAGGTGCTGGCGAAGGACTCTGGGGCGCCCGCGCACTTGGAGAGCAATGCCACCGTGAGGGTGACGGTGCTGGACGTGAACGACAACGCGCCGGTGATCGTGCTGCCCACGCTGCAGAATGACACCGCCGAGCTGCAGGTGCCCCGTAACGCCGGCCTGGGCTACCTGGTGAGCACCGTGCGCGCCCTGGACAGCGACTTTGGCGAGAGCGGGCGCCTCACCTACGAAATCGTGGACGGCAATGACGACCACCTGTTTGAGATCGACCCGTCCAGTGGCGAGATCCGCACGCTGCACCCCTTCTGGGAGGACGTGACGCCCGTGGTGGAGCTGGTGGTGAAGGTGACAGACCACGGCAAGCCCACCCTCTCTGCGGTGGCAAAGCTCATCATCCGCTCAGTGAGCGGCTCCCTGCCCGAGGGAGTGCCCCGGGTGAACGGCGAGCAGCACCACTGGGACATGTCGCTGCCGCTCATAGTGACTCTGAGCACCATCTCCATCATCCTCCTAGCGGCCATGATCACCATCGCCGTCAAATGCAAGCGGGAGAACAAGGAGATCCGCACTTACAACTGCCGCATCGCCGAGTACAGCCACCCGCAGCTGGGCGGGggcaagggcaagaagaagaagatcaataaaaatgatatcatgcttgtgCAGAGCGAGGTGGAGGAGAGGAACGCCATGAACGTCATGAACGTGGTGAGCAGCCCCTCCCTGGCCACCTCCCCCATGTACTTCGACTACCAGACCCGCCTGCCCCTCAGCTCGCCCCGGTCGGAGGTGATGTATCTCAAACCAGCTTCCAACAACCTGACTGTCCCGCAGGGTCACGCGGGCTGCCACACCAGCTTCACCGGACAAGGGACTAATGCGAGCGAGACCCCCGCCACTCGGATGTCCATAATTCAG ACAGACAATTTTCCCGCAGAGCCCAATTACATGGGCAGCAGGCAGCAGTTTGTTCAAAG TAGCTCCACGTTTAAGGACCCAGAAAGAGCCAGCCTGAGAGACAGTGGGCACGGGGACAGTGATCAGGCTGACAGTGACCAAGACACTAACAAAGGCTCCTGCTGTGACATGTCTGTTAGGGAGGCACTCAAGATGAAAACTACTTCAACTAAAAGCCAACCGCCTGAACAAG